Part of the Fodinicola acaciae genome is shown below.
CGCGCATCCCCACGTCAAGCTGGTGTCGCTGAAGCTCTCGCAGGGCGCCAAGCCGGGACTCGGCGGTGTGCTGCCTGGCGAGAAGGTGAATGCGGAGATCGCGCGCGTACGCGATGTGCCGCTCGGCAAGACGGTCGTGTCGCCGCCCTACCACCGGGTTTTCCGTACGCCCCGGGAGCTGGTGTTGTTCATCGCTCGGATGCGTGAGCTCGCGGGAGGAAAGCCGGCTGGATTCAAGCTGTGTGTGGGCACGCGGCGCGATGTTTTGGCGGTGTGCAAGGCGATGGTGGACGAGCAGATCACGCCGGACTTCATTGTCGTGGACGGCGCGGAAGGCGGCACCGGCGCCGCGCCGCTGGAGTTCACCGACCATGTCGGCATGCCGCTTTCGGAGGGTTTGTATGAGGTGCACAACGCGCTGGTCGGCTGCGGCCTGCGGCACCGGGTGAAGCTCGGCGCGAGCGGCAAGATCGCCACCGGCTCGGACATGGTGCGCCGGATGATCCAGGGCGCCGACTACACCAACGCCGCGCGCGCGATGATGTTCGCGGTCGGCTGCATCCAGGCGCAGAAATGCCACACGAACCGCTGCCCGGTCGGTGTCGCCACCCAGGACCCCCGCCGCTCGCGCGCGCTGCACGTACCGGACAAGGCCGACCGGGTTTTCCACTATCAGAAGGCAACCGTGCACAGCGCCATGCAGATCATGTATTCGCTCGGCGTCGACCATCCGGACGGTCTGCGCGGCCACATGCTCTATCGCCGGGTCAGCCCGCAGGCCGTCCGCTCCTACGCCGACCTGTGCCCACCGCTGAAACCCGGCCAGCTCCTCGACGAACCCCCGGCAGCCTGGGCCGAGGACTGGAAACTCGCGACACCGGACTCCTTCGCCGTCTGATCCCGTTCGCAACACTCACCATCTCAGGCCCCGGCCCGAAACTGTCGTACCCACATGGCAGTTTTGGCCCCCACCCAGATCGGGTGGGGGGTGGGTTCGCGTTGGAAACTTAGATAAGTTAGAAGTTGATCTTGGAGTCCGCCCCATGCGGCCCCTTGGTCACTGTGGCCTCTCTAGTCACACCGACCCCAGGGTGCGATGCACGCATGGGGGCCTTGCGTGCGCTGGACGCACGCATGGGGGCCTTGCTACCAGACGCCAAGCGCGCAAAACGGGCATGTAGCGCTCCATCGACGCGCTGGTCGGCGCCCGTGCCGCCGATCTACCTGCTACGGCGCGAAACTGTCGTACCCAGGTGGCAGTTTTGGCCCCCACCCAGATCGGGTGGGGGGTGGGTGAGAGGCCTTTCGCCTTGACGAAAATTTGCGTCATGGTGAGCCTCTCGACCCACCCCCCACCCGACCACTGGGTGGGGGCAACTTTGGTCGAGGGGTACGACAGTTTCGCGCCGGTCTCGGCGTGTCGGCGTCGAGTGTGGGAAATTCCCGCATCGAAGCGCCGGTCTTACCGGGATTTCCCCACACTCGATGCGATCGCTAGCAGCGCGCATGTCGGAGGTGTCATGCCGCCGCGAGCATGGTCTCAAGCAGGTCGGCTGGCGCGTCGCGCATGATGTTGTGCTTGCTGTCCAGCGCGTGCACCGTCCATGACGGGTCGGCACGCAGTCGTTCGTACGTTGGCGCGAAAGGTGACGTCGTCGGCCAGTCCTTCGCATAGACGTACGTCCGGCGAAAAGGGCCCTCGCCGCGCAGCCGGATCGGCTGCATCAGAGTGGCCAGTGGATGGGCGGTCGCGCGCGAGTCGTAGAACGGCAGCGGTGGCACACCGAAGCCGGTCTCGTCCACGCTGGCATACCAGGCACGCTGCTCGTCGTTGGTCAGCCGCCAGCACGAATCACCGTCCGTGGGCACGAAAGCGTCCACGTAGACCAGCGAGCGTACGCGCTCAGGCAGGCGGTCGGCCGCGCCGCTGATCACCATGCCGCCATAGCTGTGCCCGACCAGCACGGCGTCCTCGATCCGCTCGGCGACCAGCATCGCCGCCACGTCCTCGATGTGTGTCTGGAGGTTGACGGCCGAGGTCAGCAGGTGGCGGCGCTCGCTGAGACCGGTCAGCGTCAGTGTGTACGCGCGATGTCCGCGCTCGCGCAGCTGGTCGTCCAGCGGCCGGAAGCACCAACCGCCGTGGCACGCGCCGGGGATCAGAACAAAAGTCGCCATCAGCCGTCCGCTCCAGTGTCCCGCCGGTATTTGCTGGTGATTTTCTCGAGTCTGGCCGCCGAATACTCGTTGCCGCTGCGCTGCATCTCCCGGTTGGCCGCGACCACGGCCGCGGTCGCCGCGCGACGCGTCTTTTCGTACGCCGCAAGGCCATCCGGAAGCGAGTCGGCCAGCGCGCGTGCGTCGAGGATCGCCTGCGAGCCGCCGTTGGCGCCGACCGGATACATCGGATGCGCGGCGTCGCCGAGCAACGTGACCCGGCCACAACCCCAGTGCGGCAGCGGATCCCGGTCGACCATCGGATATTCCAGGATCTGCTCGCTGTTTTCCACCAGCCACGGCACATCCAGCCAGCCGAGCCGCCAGTCTCCCACGTGTTTCAGCACATCCTCCAACCGGCCGGTCCGGTTCCAGCTGGCGTCACCGGGCAGCGGACCCGGATCGCCGGTCCGCGCGAGGACGACCCAGTTGACCGTCGACGGCCCGATCGGATACGCGACCAGCTCGGCGGCTTCCCGGTCGCGTACGATCACCATCGTCCGGCCGTCCAGGAACGGCGGAGTTTCCGTTGTGCCGCGCCACATCTGGACACCGGACCACAGGAACGGCCCCTCCTCCGGATGAAGTTTCGCGCGTACGACCGAATGGATGCCGTCCGCGCCGACCAGCACATCGCCGTCGATCGCCTCGCCAGGCAGCTGCACGCGTACTTTCCCGCGATCCTGCTCGAAACCGACCACTGGCGAGCCGGTGCGTACGGCGTTCGCGCCGAGCCGGTCGCGTGCGGCGTCCAGCAACATCAGCTGCAACCGGCCACGGTGCACCGAATAGCCCGGCCACCGATAGCCGCCGGCCAGGCCGCGCGGCTCGGTGAACAGCCGCCGGCCGGTCTCGTCGCAGTAAGCCAGCTCGGCGGTGGCGATGCCGATGGCGGCCAGCTCGTCACCGAGGCCGAGCTCGATCAGCTCGGCCACCGCGCGCGGCTGCAGATTGATGCCGACGCCGAGCGGACGTAACTCGCGAGCACTTTCCAGTACGGTCGCGCCGATGCCTCTGGCGTGCAGCGTGAGTGCTGCGGTCAGGCCACCGATCCCGGCGCCGGCGATCACGACGTTCATCGCGCACTCCGGATCTCCGGCCGGTCGATGATCCGCCGCCAGCTGCCGTCCGGCTGCCGGCGGACGACCTGCACCCGACCGCCGGTGTTGTCCGACGGCACGGTCGAGGTGATCGCCAGGTCGCCGTTGCGTACGGTCGGCAGCGTCGGCTCCTGCTTGAACTCCGGCAGGTTTTTCACCATCTCGGCGAAAAGGTCGCGCAGAGCGGCGTGGCCGACCGTCTCCGAACCCGGCGGGAAGGCCAGCACCGCGTCCGGCTCGTACAGCTCGACCATGCCGTCCACGTCGCCGGCGTTCGCGCGCTCGACGAACAGCCGGGTCAGGTCCTCGGGGCGCATGGCTTTGTCACTCATTTTGGCTCCTTCTCTCGGCTACGACTCCAGCCTGCCGCCGGACGAGTCAGAAGTCCAAGAGCTGGTTATGCTCGGCGCTATAATCGATGCTTATGGAGTTGCATCAGCTCGAATACTTCGTCGCGGTCGCCGAGGAAGCCAACTTCACCCGCGCCGCCGAGCGTCTGCACGTGGCGCAGCCAGGGGTCAGCGCGCAGGTCCGCCGGTTGGAGCGGGAGCTCGGCCAGGAGTTGCTGGACCGCTCTGGACGCAAGGTGACGCTGACGGCGGTCGGCGCGGCGGTGCTGCCGTACGCGCGTGCCGCTCTCGGTGCGGTGTCCGGCGCGCGGCACGCGGTGGACGAGCTCACCGGGCTGGTACGCGGCCGGATCGCTGTCGGCACCGTGACCTCGCACAACGTCCCGTTCCCCGAGCTGCTGGCGGACTTCCACGACGAGCACCCGGCGGTCGACATCACGCTCGGCGAGGACAGCAGCGACCGGCTGATCGAGGCCGTCCGCACCGGCCGGCTCGACGCGGCGATCGTGGCCATCGGGCCGACGACGCCATCCGGCCTGGACATCCACGTGCTCACCGACCAGGCCGTCTGTGCGGCCGTCTGCCTGAGCCACCAGCTGGCCAGGCGCGCGTCGATGCCACTCGCGGCGCTTCGCGACCGGCCGCTGATCGCGTTGCCGCGGGGCACCGGCATCCGGACCGTGCTCGACGATGCCTGCGCCGGCCTCGGTTTCACGCCGTACGTGGCCTTCGAAGCCGGTACGCCGATGGTGCTCGCGCAGCTCGCGGCACGCGGTCTCGGCGTGGCGATCCTGCCCGAGTCGGTCGCGTACAACCGCGAGGACCTGCATCCGATCGACCTCACCCGGCCGGCGATCCGCGGCCGGCTCGCCTTCGCGTGGCGCGCCGGCGGCCCCACCAGTCCGGCCGCGCGCGCTTTCATCGCCCGCGCGCGCCGCACGCTCTCGTGACTGTTGGTCGCATGGCCACCATGCGTGCATCTGACGCAAGCATGGTGGCCATGCGACCAATCAGCCGAGCGGGTCGGGCAGCGGCGCGGCGTGCAGCACGGTGAGGCGCGAGACGGCGCGGGTGAGTACGACGTACAAGCGGTGCAGACCGCGCGCCTCGGCGGCCACGATGTCGGCCGGCTCGCCGACGATGACGTGGTCAAACTCCAGGCCTTTGGCCAGCGCCGCCGGCACCACGACCAGCTGCTGCTCCTCGTCGTCGGACCCGCTCACGCTGTACGCGACGCCAGCGGCGGTGAACGCGTCGGCGACCGCGGCGACCGAGTCGTTGGCCACGATCACACCGACCGAGCCGGGCTGCTCCAGAGCCGCGGTGCCGGCCTCGACGAGCGCCGGCAGGACAGCCGGCACCGACCGTACGACCAACGACCCGGGCGCGTGCCGCACCGACTCGGCCGGCAGCACGCCGGAGTGCAGGGCCGGCAGCAGCTTGTTGGCCAGCTCGATGACCTCGGCCGGTACGCGATAACCGGTGGTCAGCGGCAGGATGCGCGCGGCCGGCTTGCCGAGCGCGTCCAGTAGTTCCGGCCAGTCGGTCGGCGCGTTCACCGTCGTGCCTTGAGCGAGATCACCGAGCACGGTCACCGAGCCGTGCCGCGCGCGCCGGCCGACCGCGCGCGCCTGCATCGCGGTCAGGTCCTGTGCCTCGTCGATCACCACGTGACCCGCTGAGCCGGTGCGTTCGAGCAGGTCGGCGGCCTCGTCGATGAGGACGGTGTCGGCGCTGGTCCAGCGGATCTGGCGCTTGGTCCTGGGCACCTTGTCCCAGCTGATCGCCGCCTGCTCGGCCGCGGTCAGGATGCCGTCGGCGGCGCTGGCCAGCAGCGTACGGTCGGACAGCAGCTCGGCGATCAGGCCCGGCGCGTCGACGGCCGGCCAGAGCTTGTCGGTCAGCTCCTTCACCGGCTTGGAGCGACCGATCTTCGCGACCCAGCTCTCCGTCGGAGAGTCGCCGCGTGCCTCGGCCTGCGCGCGGGCGAGATAGGCCAGCCGCGTACGCAGCCGCTCGCGCGCCGCCGCATAGCGCAGATCGTCGGCGCGCAGCTCGTCGATGATGCCGCCGATCCGCGCCGGTCCGATCCGGAACCGCAGCGACCCGTCCGGGATGACCAGCGGCTCGGTCGGCTTGCGGACCCGTCCATACAACGCTCGCCGGATCACCTCGGCCATCCGCGCGTCGGTCTTCACCCGCGCGGCTTCCGGCGAGTCGGTCGCGCGGATGTCGACCGGCGCCAGCAGCTCGGTCACCGTCTTCTGCTCGACGCCGCCTTCGCCGAGGGCCGGCAGCACCTGCGCGATGTAGGACAGGAAGGCGCGGTTGGGGCCGACCACCAGCACGCCCGAGCGACGGAGCCGGTCGGGATAGCTGAACAGCAGGTACGCGGCGCGGTGCAGGCCGACCGCGGTCTTGCCGGTGCCGGGCGCGCCCTGGATGCACAGCGAGTCGTCCAGGTCGGCGCGTACCAGCGCGTCCTGGTCCGGCTGGATGGTCGCCACGATGTCGCGCATGGGGCCGACGCGCGGCCGCTCGATCTCCTGGGTCAGCAGCTCGGAGGCGAGGCCGAGGGTCTCGCCCTGGTCCAGCCGCTCCTGCTCGTACGAGGTGAGCTCGCCGTCGTGGAAGCCGAAGCGGCGGCGGCGTACCACTCCGCGCGGGTCGCTCGCGGTCGCGCGGTAGAACGCCTCCGAAACCGGTGCTCGCCAGTCGACGACCAGCGGCTCGTTGCTCTCGTCGGCGATGTGCCGGCGGCCGATGTGGTAGGTCTCGCCGGCGTACGGCCCGTCGTCGCCGTGGTCGATGCGGCCGAAGAAGAGCGGGGTCTTGCCATCGTCGTAGAGCACCTTGACGCGCCGCTGCAGCTCGCCGGCCAGCGCCTCGTCGGAGACGAAGGTGGTGGCATGCGCCGACTGCGCGCGGATGGCGCCGATCCTGGTGGCGAAGTCGTCGCTGTGGGTGTCGAGGCTTTCGGCCTGCTCACGCATCCTTCGCAGCGCCTCGCGCGCGGTGGTCAGGTGGTCGCGTTCGGCCTGGATGATCTCGTCGGTCTCGGTCTCGAGCATGCAAACTCCGGCAGCGTCGCGGTGGTCCCACTGCCTTGGACCCTCCGCGGCGATGCGGCGTCCGGCTTTCGACGGGTGGCGCCTGGACTAGGCGCACGGCCGCAAGACTGTACCTGGCCGTTCTTCCACCGGCCACCTGTTTTTCGCGGCCGTACGATCAAGATCAACTTTCTTACTTATGTGAGTTGCCACGCGAACCCACCCCCCACCCGATCTGGGTGGGGGCTCAGATTGGCAGGGGGGTGTGACAGTTTCGCGCCGTAGCGGGTAGTCAGGCGGTGGCGGAGAGGGCCAGGCCGGCGGCGAGGCCGATGGCATAGCAGAGCTCGGCCAGGCCGGTGTCGCGCAGCGTGGGGATGAGCGCGAGGCCGGTCTTGCGAGCCAGCAGCGGGCCGGCGGCGCGCACGGCCATCGGGATGCCGAGCAGTGACAGCCAGGCCCAGCCGTGCCAGATGGCGACCACGATGCCCAGCACCTGAGCCAGGATCACCAGCGCGGCCCACAGGATGCGGCTGGCCCGGTCGCCCATCAGGACCGCGAGCGTACGTTTGCCGGTCTGCGAGTCGGTGGGGATGTCGCGCACGTTGTTGGCGACCAGGATCGCGCAGGCGTACGCGCCAATGCCGGCGGCCGCCGCGAGCGCCGGCCAGGAGATCGTCAGGGCCTGCACGTACGTCGTGCCGAGCACCGCGACCGGACCGAAGAAGACGAAGACGAAGACCTCACCGAGCGCGTTGTAGCCGTACGGCCGCTTGCCGCCGGTGTAGTACCAGGCGGCCAGGATGCAGGCGACGCCGACGACCAGCAGCCACCACGCCTGGGTGGCGACCACCAGTGCCAGGCCGGCCAGCGCGGCCACCGCGAAGGCGGCGAACGCGGCGTACTTCACCGATGTCGCGGACGTGGACCCCGACCCGACCAGCCGGAACGGCCCGACCCGGTTCTCGTCGGTGCCGCGGATGCCGTCGGAGTAGTCGTTGGCGTAGTTCACGCCGATCTGCAGCGCCAGCGCCACGATCAGCGCGAGCAACGCACGCCACAGCGAGAAGCCGCCAAGTGCCGCCGCCGCGCCGGTGCCGGCGATGACCCCGGAGGTGGAGGCCGGCAGCGTACGCGGCCGCGCACCTTCCAACCACTGCGCCGTCGTCGCCACCGGTCCTCCTCAATGCCTCGATTGACTCCATTCTGTCCGGTCAAGCGGGCGAAGCGCTGGCGGGTTGGGCTGTGATTCGTGCCGGCGCGTCCAGTCGCTGCGGAACTCAGGCTCTGGCCGGAGCAAAACCGAGGAGGCGTACCAAAAGGCCAGCGTCGCCAGCGGGATCTCCAGCAACACGGCCATAACGACGGCCTGCACGTAGTCGCCACCGATGGATGTCGTGACGTCGAACCAGGCGTCGGCGAGCAGCAGCGCGCCCCCGACGGTCGAGGTCAGCGCCGACCGCGGATCGCGCCGCAGGATCAGCAGCGCGGTCAGCCCGGCGGCCAGCGCCTCGCCGCAGTCCAGGCCGACCCAGGCCAGCGACCAGTTCGGCACGGTGGCCGTCGCCGGCAGCGTGTGCGCCAGTACGACACACCATGGCGCCAACACCGACATCACCGCGACGGCAACGAAGAACGCGCGCCGGTTCATTTGCCGGCCAGCCGGGTCAGGTATGCGCAGATGACCGCGGCCGATCCCCACACCATCGCGACGGCGACCGGATTTTCCTGGATCAGCAAGGAAATCCCGACGACCGCGAGCAGCAGGACGCAGATCACCGGCAGCAGTGGGTGCAGCACCGGCTTGGCGCGCTCGGCTCGGTCGGCGAGGACCTCGTCGACGATCTCGCCGATCCGGTCGTCCAACGCGTCTGTGAGAAGGTCGTTGGCCATGCCATCAACCCTGGTCCGTACGGCGAGAAAAATCGGTCGAGCCGGCCCACGGACCGTACGGGGGTTTTCCCTACCGCCGGGCGGTGGGGCCGCCGGATGCCGCTCCGGCTTGACCGCTCCATAGGCTTGACTCCATGCAGGTAGCGGAGGTGTCGGGCCCGGACCGCATCTCCGCATTCGGCCCGCGAGCGTTCTTCTCCGCGCGGCTCTGGCGGGGCTGCGCGCACCTGGCCACCGACGCGGTCATGGGACTGCTCGGCATCGGCGTGTTGCTGGTGGTGTTGGCGGCCGTCGTGCTGGTGCCGTTCGGCGTCGGCCTGTTCCTGCTCGCGCCGGCCGCCCGGCTGCTGTTCCGGGTCGCCGACGCGGAGCGTACGCGCTATGCCGCGACCTGCGGCCTGTTCCTGCCCTCCCCACGGCTGCCACGGCTCGACCAGGGCACGCCGCGCGCGGTCACCACGTTGGTCGGCAGCGGCGCCTTCTGGCGCCAGGCGGCGTACTTCCTGCTGCTCATCCCGGTCGCCACCGCCACCTCGGTGGTGGTCGTCATCGCGTGGTCGGTGCCGCTGACCGTCGCGGCGCTGCCGCTGTATTACAAGACCCTGCCGAGCGGGCGCGCCAACGTGCTCGGTGTGACGGTCGCCAGCAAGGGACACGCGATCTTGGTCTGTGTGGTCGCGGTGATCGTCCTGCTCGTCGTGTCGCCGTGGCTCGTACGACTGCTGCGCGGCCTGGACATCGCGCTGGCCCGGACACTGCTCGGTCCGCCGCGCCGGCAGCCGATGTCCGAGCGGGTCGAGGAGCTGACCGAGAGCCGCGCGCGTGTCGTCGACGCGGCCGAGGCGGAGCGCCGGCGGATCGAGCGCGACCTGCACGACGGCGCACAACAGCGGCTGGTGGCGATGTCGATGACGCTCGGCCGGCTGAGTGCACGGCTGCGCGCCAGCGGCGACGCCGACAATCTGGCGCTGGTCGAGGAGGCGCGGCAGGACGCGCGGCAGGCGATCAGCGAGATCCGTGACCTGACCCGTGGCCTGCATCCGCCGGTGCTGACCGACCGCGGCCTGGACGCGGCGCTGTCCGCGATCGCCGCGCGGCTGCCGATCCCGGTGTCGGTGGACGTACGCGCCGAGCCGCGGCCGCCGATCACCGTCGAGGCGATCGCCTATTTCGTGGTCACCGAGGCGCTCACCAACGTCACTAAACACGCGCAGGCCACCCGCGCCGAGGTGGTCATCCGCCGGCAGGGCGACCGGTTGTGCGTACGCGTGACCGACGACGGCCGTGGCGGCGCCGACCCGGCCGGCGGCAGCGGACTGACCGGCCTCGCCGACCGGGTGTCCGGCGTCGATGGTGTCCTGCGACTGTCCAGCCCGCCGGGCGGGCCAACCGTGATCGAAGTGGAGCTGGCATGCGGGTCGTGATCGCCGAGGATTCCGCGTTGTTGCGCGAAGGCCTGCGCCGGCTGCTGGTCGAGCAGGACATCGAGGTCGCCGACGCGGTCGGCGACGGCGAAGGGCTGCTGCGTGCGGTCGCCGAGCACCGGCCGGACGTGTGCGTCGTGGACGTACGCATGCCGCCGACCTTCGTCGACGAGGGCCTGCGCGCCGCGCTGGTGATCCGCAACCGGTGGCCGCAGACTGGTGTGCTGGTGTTGTCGCAGTACGTCGAGGAGCGCTATGCCACCGATCTGATCGGCGACAACCCGGACGGCGTCGGCTATCTGCTGAAAGACCGGGTGGCCGAGGTCGAGGACTTCGTCGACGCG
Proteins encoded:
- a CDS encoding FMN-binding glutamate synthase family protein is translated as MLHAGVRAVIVLALTVAGVVAGALALVLSPWWSLLAVPLLAVGLLGCYDLLQTDKSVLRNYPVLGHIRYLMEEIRPEIQQYFIERNYDGRPYDRDVRSIVYQRSKDIEGESPFGTERDVYQDGYEYFAHSMSPHRPASERGHSQAGEGTGDAPPRIHVGGPDCTRPYDMSLLNVSAMSFGSLSANAIRALSMGAARGGFAHDTGEGGISDYHLEGGADLVWEIGTGYFGCRTHDGDFDPRLFADRAAHPHVKLVSLKLSQGAKPGLGGVLPGEKVNAEIARVRDVPLGKTVVSPPYHRVFRTPRELVLFIARMRELAGGKPAGFKLCVGTRRDVLAVCKAMVDEQITPDFIVVDGAEGGTGAAPLEFTDHVGMPLSEGLYEVHNALVGCGLRHRVKLGASGKIATGSDMVRRMIQGADYTNAARAMMFAVGCIQAQKCHTNRCPVGVATQDPRRSRALHVPDKADRVFHYQKATVHSAMQIMYSLGVDHPDGLRGHMLYRRVSPQAVRSYADLCPPLKPGQLLDEPPAAWAEDWKLATPDSFAV
- a CDS encoding alpha/beta fold hydrolase; this translates as MATFVLIPGACHGGWCFRPLDDQLRERGHRAYTLTLTGLSERRHLLTSAVNLQTHIEDVAAMLVAERIEDAVLVGHSYGGMVISGAADRLPERVRSLVYVDAFVPTDGDSCWRLTNDEQRAWYASVDETGFGVPPLPFYDSRATAHPLATLMQPIRLRGEGPFRRTYVYAKDWPTTSPFAPTYERLRADPSWTVHALDSKHNIMRDAPADLLETMLAAA
- a CDS encoding FAD-dependent monooxygenase, whose translation is MNVVIAGAGIGGLTAALTLHARGIGATVLESARELRPLGVGINLQPRAVAELIELGLGDELAAIGIATAELAYCDETGRRLFTEPRGLAGGYRWPGYSVHRGRLQLMLLDAARDRLGANAVRTGSPVVGFEQDRGKVRVQLPGEAIDGDVLVGADGIHSVVRAKLHPEEGPFLWSGVQMWRGTTETPPFLDGRTMVIVRDREAAELVAYPIGPSTVNWVVLARTGDPGPLPGDASWNRTGRLEDVLKHVGDWRLGWLDVPWLVENSEQILEYPMVDRDPLPHWGCGRVTLLGDAAHPMYPVGANGGSQAILDARALADSLPDGLAAYEKTRRAATAAVVAANREMQRSGNEYSAARLEKITSKYRRDTGADG
- a CDS encoding YybH family protein; this translates as MSDKAMRPEDLTRLFVERANAGDVDGMVELYEPDAVLAFPPGSETVGHAALRDLFAEMVKNLPEFKQEPTLPTVRNGDLAITSTVPSDNTGGRVQVVRRQPDGSWRRIIDRPEIRSAR
- a CDS encoding LysR family transcriptional regulator; the encoded protein is MELHQLEYFVAVAEEANFTRAAERLHVAQPGVSAQVRRLERELGQELLDRSGRKVTLTAVGAAVLPYARAALGAVSGARHAVDELTGLVRGRIAVGTVTSHNVPFPELLADFHDEHPAVDITLGEDSSDRLIEAVRTGRLDAAIVAIGPTTPSGLDIHVLTDQAVCAAVCLSHQLARRASMPLAALRDRPLIALPRGTGIRTVLDDACAGLGFTPYVAFEAGTPMVLAQLAARGLGVAILPESVAYNREDLHPIDLTRPAIRGRLAFAWRAGGPTSPAARAFIARARRTLS
- a CDS encoding HelD family protein is translated as MLETETDEIIQAERDHLTTAREALRRMREQAESLDTHSDDFATRIGAIRAQSAHATTFVSDEALAGELQRRVKVLYDDGKTPLFFGRIDHGDDGPYAGETYHIGRRHIADESNEPLVVDWRAPVSEAFYRATASDPRGVVRRRRFGFHDGELTSYEQERLDQGETLGLASELLTQEIERPRVGPMRDIVATIQPDQDALVRADLDDSLCIQGAPGTGKTAVGLHRAAYLLFSYPDRLRRSGVLVVGPNRAFLSYIAQVLPALGEGGVEQKTVTELLAPVDIRATDSPEAARVKTDARMAEVIRRALYGRVRKPTEPLVIPDGSLRFRIGPARIGGIIDELRADDLRYAAARERLRTRLAYLARAQAEARGDSPTESWVAKIGRSKPVKELTDKLWPAVDAPGLIAELLSDRTLLASAADGILTAAEQAAISWDKVPRTKRQIRWTSADTVLIDEAADLLERTGSAGHVVIDEAQDLTAMQARAVGRRARHGSVTVLGDLAQGTTVNAPTDWPELLDALGKPAARILPLTTGYRVPAEVIELANKLLPALHSGVLPAESVRHAPGSLVVRSVPAVLPALVEAGTAALEQPGSVGVIVANDSVAAVADAFTAAGVAYSVSGSDDEEQQLVVVPAALAKGLEFDHVIVGEPADIVAAEARGLHRLYVVLTRAVSRLTVLHAAPLPDPLG
- a CDS encoding 1,4-dihydroxy-2-naphthoate polyprenyltransferase, with the protein product MATTAQWLEGARPRTLPASTSGVIAGTGAAAALGGFSLWRALLALIVALALQIGVNYANDYSDGIRGTDENRVGPFRLVGSGSTSATSVKYAAFAAFAVAALAGLALVVATQAWWLLVVGVACILAAWYYTGGKRPYGYNALGEVFVFVFFGPVAVLGTTYVQALTISWPALAAAAGIGAYACAILVANNVRDIPTDSQTGKRTLAVLMGDRASRILWAALVILAQVLGIVVAIWHGWAWLSLLGIPMAVRAAGPLLARKTGLALIPTLRDTGLAELCYAIGLAAGLALSATA
- a CDS encoding sensor histidine kinase, whose translation is MQVAEVSGPDRISAFGPRAFFSARLWRGCAHLATDAVMGLLGIGVLLVVLAAVVLVPFGVGLFLLAPAARLLFRVADAERTRYAATCGLFLPSPRLPRLDQGTPRAVTTLVGSGAFWRQAAYFLLLIPVATATSVVVVIAWSVPLTVAALPLYYKTLPSGRANVLGVTVASKGHAILVCVVAVIVLLVVSPWLVRLLRGLDIALARTLLGPPRRQPMSERVEELTESRARVVDAAEAERRRIERDLHDGAQQRLVAMSMTLGRLSARLRASGDADNLALVEEARQDARQAISEIRDLTRGLHPPVLTDRGLDAALSAIAARLPIPVSVDVRAEPRPPITVEAIAYFVVTEALTNVTKHAQATRAEVVIRRQGDRLCVRVTDDGRGGADPAGGSGLTGLADRVSGVDGVLRLSSPPGGPTVIEVELACGS
- a CDS encoding response regulator transcription factor, which codes for MRVVIAEDSALLREGLRRLLVEQDIEVADAVGDGEGLLRAVAEHRPDVCVVDVRMPPTFVDEGLRAALVIRNRWPQTGVLVLSQYVEERYATDLIGDNPDGVGYLLKDRVAEVEDFVDAVRRVADGDTALDPEVVKQLLVRSRRKDPLATLTPRERDVLAAMAEGKSNAGIGAALVIGPAAVEKHISSIFLKLGLRAEDGEHRRVLAVLRYLGA